In one window of Candidatus Deferrimicrobiaceae bacterium DNA:
- the hypF gene encoding carbamoyltransferase HypF, which translates to MSRSTLPPTLAAVRLAVRGTVQGVGFRPFVYRLAAACGIAGFVENRADGVRIHAEGAPFPLRAFRARLVSEAPPAARIARITARAVRPEGILGFVIAPSRPVGQPLSSIPPDIATCPACAAELADPGDRRHDYPFINCTNCGPRFTIVSRLPYDRANTSMASFPLCPDCRREYEDPADRRFHAEPVACPACGPSLALADADGKPIAAASPVASAAAALAAGRIVALRGLGGFQLACDAGNEAAVRELRLRKRREEKPFAVMVAGLPEAREIARLSAADEAILSAPSAPVLLCVRKQQAPVAPSVSPGLSRIGLFLPYTPLHRLLLSAVSRPLVMTSGNRTDEPIAIGNEEAIARLAGLADLYLLHDRDVLRRADDSVVASVGGKPYPVRRARGFVPAPVRLAPRHAAAFRKAMRDGAVAGLGGEMKSTFCLLDGNEAVLSQHLGDLSDIGTREFYRDEFAFYRRFLGVEVAATCADLHPGYYTTGLAGAAGGSETFGLQHHEAHLYSLIAESGFSGKAVGVAFDGTGYGEDGSIRGGEFYAIDGFSMRRVASLAPFPLQGGDAAVRAPWKSALSTLLATFPRAEAEDVARRLLPEVSAEAVALAAEATTKGVNTVACSSAGRLFDAASALCGLGAASSFEGQAAMRLECFAATIRGDGGGSYPFTVRSEGSLLAVCWNDAVAGLIADRDRRVDPAAIARRFHETVAAMILDVASRLAAETGARHVLLSGGVFQNLLLLRLLRAGLRARRLVPVIHRQVPCNDGGLSLGQAFYAAIRLSGKVKTDRHVPRDPRTDPDA; encoded by the coding sequence ATGAGTCGATCCACGCTTCCGCCCACGCTCGCCGCCGTTCGCCTCGCCGTCCGCGGGACCGTGCAGGGGGTGGGCTTCCGGCCGTTCGTCTACCGGCTGGCCGCGGCCTGCGGAATCGCCGGCTTCGTAGAGAACCGGGCCGACGGCGTTCGCATCCACGCCGAAGGGGCGCCCTTCCCCTTGCGCGCCTTCCGGGCCAGGCTCGTTTCCGAGGCGCCGCCCGCGGCGCGGATCGCGCGCATCACGGCACGCGCCGTGCGCCCGGAAGGAATCCTCGGCTTCGTCATCGCCCCCAGCCGTCCGGTCGGACAGCCGCTATCGAGCATTCCGCCCGACATCGCGACCTGCCCGGCCTGCGCGGCCGAGCTGGCCGATCCAGGCGACCGGCGGCACGACTACCCCTTCATCAACTGTACGAACTGCGGCCCCCGCTTCACGATCGTCTCGCGGCTGCCCTACGACCGGGCGAATACGTCGATGGCGTCCTTTCCGCTTTGCCCCGACTGCCGCCGCGAATACGAGGATCCCGCCGATCGCAGGTTCCACGCCGAGCCGGTCGCCTGTCCGGCCTGCGGCCCGTCGCTCGCGCTCGCGGATGCCGACGGGAAACCGATCGCGGCCGCCTCTCCGGTCGCCTCCGCGGCAGCCGCCCTGGCGGCGGGCCGCATCGTCGCTTTGCGCGGCCTGGGCGGCTTCCAGCTCGCGTGCGACGCCGGCAACGAGGCCGCCGTTCGAGAGCTGCGCCTGCGCAAACGGCGCGAGGAAAAGCCGTTCGCCGTCATGGTGGCCGGCCTGCCCGAGGCGCGCGAGATCGCCCGGCTATCGGCCGCCGATGAGGCCATCCTATCGGCCCCCTCCGCACCCGTCCTGCTTTGCGTGCGGAAACAGCAGGCGCCGGTCGCCCCATCCGTGTCGCCCGGCCTCTCCCGCATCGGCCTCTTTTTGCCGTACACGCCGCTCCATCGGCTGCTGCTCTCCGCCGTTTCCCGCCCGCTCGTGATGACCAGCGGCAATCGCACCGACGAGCCGATCGCCATCGGCAACGAGGAGGCGATCGCGCGCCTTGCGGGCCTCGCCGACCTGTACCTGCTTCACGATCGGGACGTGCTGCGGCGCGCCGACGACTCCGTCGTGGCGTCGGTCGGCGGCAAGCCGTACCCGGTCCGCCGCGCCAGGGGCTTCGTGCCCGCCCCCGTGCGGCTTGCGCCCCGCCACGCGGCCGCGTTCCGGAAGGCCATGAGGGACGGGGCCGTCGCCGGTCTCGGGGGCGAGATGAAGAGCACTTTCTGTCTGCTCGACGGGAACGAGGCCGTCCTGTCGCAGCACCTGGGAGACCTGTCGGACATCGGCACCCGCGAATTCTACCGGGACGAATTCGCATTCTACCGGCGTTTCCTCGGGGTGGAGGTCGCAGCCACCTGCGCCGACCTCCACCCGGGCTATTACACGACCGGACTCGCGGGGGCGGCGGGCGGCAGCGAGACGTTCGGGCTGCAGCATCACGAGGCGCACCTCTATTCGCTGATCGCCGAGAGCGGCTTCTCCGGGAAGGCGGTCGGCGTCGCCTTCGACGGCACCGGCTACGGCGAGGACGGCTCGATCCGGGGCGGCGAATTCTACGCGATCGACGGCTTCTCGATGCGACGCGTCGCATCGCTGGCCCCCTTCCCGCTCCAGGGCGGCGATGCCGCCGTCCGCGCCCCCTGGAAAAGCGCGCTGTCGACGCTTCTGGCCACGTTCCCCCGCGCGGAGGCCGAGGACGTCGCGCGGCGCCTGCTCCCCGAGGTTTCCGCCGAGGCGGTCGCCCTCGCGGCCGAGGCGACGACGAAGGGCGTCAACACCGTCGCCTGCTCGAGTGCCGGGCGGCTGTTCGACGCCGCGAGCGCCCTGTGCGGCCTGGGCGCTGCCAGCTCGTTCGAAGGGCAGGCCGCAATGCGGCTGGAGTGCTTTGCGGCGACCATCCGGGGCGACGGCGGCGGGAGCTACCCGTTCACAGTCCGTTCCGAAGGGTCGCTCCTTGCGGTATGCTGGAATGATGCCGTCGCCGGCCTCATCGCCGACCGCGATCGCCGCGTCGATCCTGCGGCGATCGCACGACGCTTCCACGAGACCGTCGCGGCGATGATCCTCGACGTCGCCTCCCGACTCGCGGCGGAGACGGGCGCGCGCCACGTTCTGCTGAGCGGGGGCGTGTTCCAGAATCTCCTGCTGCTCCGCCTGCTGCGCGCCGGTCTGCGCGCGCGGCGCCTCGTCCCGGTGATCCACCGGCAGGTCCCGTGCAATGACGGCGGGTTGAGCCTGGGGCAGGCGTTCTATGCCGCGATACGACTTTCGGGAAAGGTGAAGACCGACCGCCATGTGCCTCGCGATCCCCGCACAGATCCTGACGCTTGA
- a CDS encoding substrate-binding domain-containing protein, giving the protein MRSIRRVQGWPRCPLTVAALALLLVSAAPWPGGRAAAEPIRIGGTGGALGAMRMLGEAFRKHEPATPVVIFPTLGSGGGIKAVLTGNLDLGVSARPLTAEERALGAREEVFGKTAMVFAVAKISPVSGVTTREVTDIYSGTMTAWPDGDTIRLVLRPPDDTDIRQLIAKSPGMKRAVEAALARKGMISALTDQEAANYLEKVSGAFGTTVLSLIIAEKRPLRALALDGVEPNVKALSDGKWPLVRVFVLVTGAGSSPATKRFVHFLRSTEGRRVLLQAGCVAVR; this is encoded by the coding sequence ATGCGATCGATTCGACGTGTGCAGGGGTGGCCCCGATGCCCCCTCACGGTTGCAGCCCTGGCGTTGCTGCTGGTCTCCGCCGCACCGTGGCCGGGCGGAAGGGCGGCGGCCGAGCCGATCCGGATCGGCGGGACGGGCGGCGCGCTAGGTGCGATGCGCATGCTCGGGGAAGCCTTCCGGAAGCACGAGCCGGCGACCCCGGTCGTCATCTTCCCCACCCTGGGGAGCGGGGGCGGGATCAAGGCGGTCCTGACGGGCAACCTCGACCTCGGGGTCAGTGCGCGGCCGCTGACCGCCGAGGAACGGGCGTTGGGCGCCCGGGAAGAGGTCTTCGGCAAGACGGCGATGGTCTTTGCCGTCGCGAAGATCAGCCCGGTATCCGGCGTCACGACCCGCGAGGTGACCGACATTTACTCGGGGACGATGACCGCGTGGCCCGACGGCGACACGATCCGGCTCGTCCTGCGTCCCCCGGACGACACCGACATCCGCCAGTTAATAGCCAAGTCTCCCGGGATGAAGCGCGCGGTCGAGGCCGCCCTGGCCCGGAAGGGGATGATCTCTGCGCTGACCGACCAGGAAGCCGCCAATTACCTCGAGAAAGTCTCCGGTGCGTTCGGGACGACCGTGCTCTCGCTGATCATCGCCGAGAAGCGGCCCTTGCGGGCGTTGGCGCTCGACGGCGTGGAGCCGAATGTCAAGGCGCTTTCCGACGGGAAGTGGCCCCTGGTGCGGGTGTTCGTTCTCGTGACCGGCGCCGGTTCCTCCCCCGCCACCAAAAGGTTCGTGCATTTCCTGCGCTCGACTGAAGGGCGGCGGGTCCTCCTTCAGGCGGGATGCGTGGCGGTCCGTTGA